In Mycolicibacterium phocaicum, one DNA window encodes the following:
- a CDS encoding DUF2076 domain-containing protein: MTYPQGPYGQGFPGQPGYPQQPGYPQGYPTQPGYQQGYPQAGGFPGGFPPAPVPPASTGGVSGVIAGVLAIMGGVLHGGIGSMTLFDSLTKEPNSFGTRSSSHFGDVVLSVSVVGGLLILAGGFLLLARKTAGRWLIAVGCVPIFAFGLMGFLAASADGDGVIGVIALPVAIFSVVTVVLTFLPSTTRWIQAKRAPVAPQYFPQYPPPYQR, encoded by the coding sequence ATGACGTATCCGCAGGGGCCTTACGGCCAGGGTTTCCCGGGGCAGCCCGGTTACCCGCAGCAGCCGGGGTATCCACAGGGCTACCCGACCCAGCCCGGCTACCAGCAGGGATACCCGCAGGCGGGCGGTTTTCCGGGCGGATTTCCGCCCGCACCCGTGCCGCCCGCGTCGACTGGCGGTGTCAGTGGGGTCATCGCGGGCGTGCTGGCGATCATGGGCGGAGTGCTGCATGGGGGCATCGGGAGCATGACGTTGTTCGACTCCCTCACGAAAGAACCGAACTCTTTCGGCACCCGCTCTTCATCGCACTTCGGCGACGTGGTCCTGTCGGTGTCGGTCGTCGGCGGTCTGCTGATTCTGGCCGGAGGCTTCCTGCTGCTGGCGCGCAAGACCGCGGGTCGGTGGCTCATCGCCGTCGGCTGCGTACCCATCTTCGCGTTCGGCCTGATGGGCTTCCTGGCGGCAAGTGCCGACGGGGATGGCGTCATAGGGGTGATCGCCCTCCCGGTTGCGATCTTTTCGGTGGTGACCGTCGTGTTGACCTTCCTGCCCTCGACCACCCGATGGATCCAGGCGAAGCGCGCTCCCGTTGCGCCGCAATACTTTCCGCAGTACCCGCCGCCATATCAGCGCTGA
- a CDS encoding glycosyltransferase family 87 protein: MTVDEPDESGVPTVSPARLARDLRSADDRDLPSRTDVMGAALSGVVGGPVGRHAMIGRAPFLTPFRVMLIIALVFLGLGYTTKAPCLVTTGTGTADQRVANWQNQRAYYEFCYSDTVPLYTAELLNLGKFPYKSSWIETDSAQKPRVQYDGTRAIRYMEYPVLTGMYQYASMSVAKTYTALSKLVRMPVVAEVIMFFNISAFGLALAWMATVWATMRMSGRRPWDAAVVAGSPILIFQAFTNFDALATACAAGAMLAWSRRKPVVAGLLIGVGVALKLYPLLLLIPLAMLAVRTGKWRPVAKTAITALVTWIAVNLPIMVMFPRGWSEFFRLNTRRGDDMDSLYNVVKSFTGWGGFDTNLGFWEPPTVLNTVTALLFVLCCAAIAYVAWTAPQRPRLAQLAFLVVAAFLLTNKVWSPQYSLWLVPLAALALPHRRILLAWMTIDALIWIPRMLYLYGDPKLGLPEQFFTTTVLLRDIAVIGLCALVIRAIYRPEVDLVRWGGRVDDPSGGVFDEADDNPPRWLPARLRPRPIAVAEPDPDPEPELAPTA; encoded by the coding sequence GTGACGGTCGACGAACCAGACGAGTCCGGCGTCCCGACGGTCTCGCCGGCCCGCTTGGCCCGGGACCTGCGCAGCGCCGACGATCGGGACCTGCCCAGCCGGACCGACGTGATGGGTGCGGCGCTGTCCGGGGTCGTGGGCGGGCCGGTGGGCCGGCACGCCATGATCGGCCGGGCGCCGTTCCTCACACCGTTCCGGGTGATGCTGATCATCGCGCTGGTCTTCCTCGGGCTGGGCTACACCACCAAGGCACCGTGCCTGGTGACGACGGGCACGGGCACCGCCGATCAGCGCGTCGCCAACTGGCAGAACCAGCGCGCCTACTACGAGTTCTGCTACTCGGACACCGTGCCGCTGTACACCGCGGAGCTGCTGAACCTGGGCAAGTTCCCGTACAAGTCCAGCTGGATCGAAACCGACAGCGCGCAGAAACCCCGCGTCCAGTACGACGGCACCCGCGCGATCCGCTACATGGAGTATCCGGTGCTGACCGGCATGTACCAGTACGCGTCCATGTCGGTGGCCAAGACGTACACGGCGCTGTCCAAGCTGGTCCGGATGCCGGTGGTCGCCGAGGTGATCATGTTCTTCAACATCTCGGCGTTCGGGCTCGCGCTGGCCTGGATGGCCACCGTGTGGGCGACCATGCGAATGTCCGGCCGGCGGCCGTGGGACGCCGCCGTGGTGGCCGGATCGCCGATCCTGATCTTCCAGGCGTTCACCAACTTCGACGCGCTCGCGACCGCATGTGCGGCCGGCGCCATGCTCGCCTGGTCTCGCCGAAAACCGGTGGTGGCCGGACTGCTGATCGGCGTTGGGGTTGCCCTCAAGCTGTATCCGCTGCTGTTGCTGATCCCGCTGGCGATGCTGGCGGTGCGGACCGGCAAGTGGCGGCCGGTGGCCAAGACGGCGATCACCGCGCTGGTCACGTGGATCGCGGTGAACCTGCCGATCATGGTGATGTTCCCGCGCGGGTGGTCCGAGTTCTTCCGGCTCAACACCCGGCGCGGCGACGACATGGACTCGCTCTACAACGTCGTGAAGTCCTTCACCGGCTGGGGCGGGTTCGACACCAACCTCGGTTTCTGGGAGCCGCCGACGGTCCTCAACACCGTCACCGCGTTGCTGTTCGTCTTGTGTTGTGCGGCAATCGCTTACGTCGCGTGGACGGCGCCGCAGCGGCCGCGGCTGGCGCAGCTGGCGTTCCTGGTCGTCGCGGCGTTCCTGCTGACCAACAAGGTGTGGAGCCCGCAGTACTCGCTGTGGCTGGTACCGCTGGCCGCGCTGGCGCTCCCGCATCGCCGAATCTTGTTGGCGTGGATGACCATTGATGCGCTGATCTGGATTCCGCGGATGCTGTACCTGTACGGCGACCCGAAGCTCGGGCTGCCCGAGCAGTTCTTCACCACCACGGTGCTGCTGCGCGATATCGCGGTGATCGGCCTGTGCGCGTTGGTGATTCGCGCCATCTACCGGCCGGAGGTGGATCTGGTGCGCTGGGGTGGCCGCGTGGATGATCCGTCCGGCGGCGTGTTCGACGAGGCCGACGACAATCCGCCACGCTGGTTGCCCGCCCGGCTTCGGCCCCGGCCGATCGCCGTCGCCGAACCCGATCCCGACCCGGAACCGGAGCTTGCGCCCACGGCATAA
- a CDS encoding SRPBCC family protein, with protein sequence MTDLTFSDSVVIDSDPETLYALVSDVTKMGQWSPQCKACWWEDEDGGPVAGAWFKGRNETSDRTWETRSQVVVAEPGREFFWEVNGGWVRWGFTLDPADGGTRLTQSWEFLPAGIAGFHERWSDDAEAQIALRTKYAKEGIPLTLAAIKKTAEA encoded by the coding sequence GTGACCGACCTGACGTTCTCCGATTCCGTTGTCATCGATTCCGATCCCGAGACCCTCTACGCCCTGGTGTCCGACGTGACCAAGATGGGTCAGTGGAGCCCGCAGTGCAAAGCGTGCTGGTGGGAGGACGAGGACGGCGGCCCGGTGGCCGGCGCCTGGTTCAAGGGCCGCAACGAAACCAGTGACCGAACCTGGGAGACGCGCAGCCAGGTGGTCGTCGCCGAGCCCGGCCGCGAGTTCTTCTGGGAGGTCAATGGCGGTTGGGTTCGCTGGGGCTTCACGCTGGATCCCGCCGACGGTGGCACGCGCCTGACGCAGTCGTGGGAGTTCCTGCCGGCCGGCATCGCGGGCTTCCACGAGCGCTGGTCCGACGACGCCGAGGCGCAGATCGCGCTCCGGACGAAGTACGCGAAAGAAGGCATCCCGCTGACGCTGGCGGCGATCAAGAAGACGGCCGAGGCCTAG
- the rplI gene encoding 50S ribosomal protein L9 has product MKLILTTEVDHLGSAGDTVEVRDGYGRNYLLPRGLAIVATRGAERQATEIRRARDAKTVRDLDHANELKQAIEALGPVSLAVKAGADSGKLFGSVTAGDVVAAIKKAGGPNLDKRTVELPKAHIKSVGTHKIAVRLHPSVNVPVSLAVVAG; this is encoded by the coding sequence ATGAAGCTCATTCTGACCACCGAGGTCGACCACCTGGGCTCGGCCGGCGACACGGTTGAGGTTCGCGACGGCTACGGCCGTAACTACCTGCTGCCCCGCGGCCTGGCCATCGTGGCCACCCGCGGTGCGGAGCGTCAGGCCACCGAGATCCGTCGTGCGCGTGACGCCAAGACGGTTCGCGACCTGGACCACGCCAACGAGCTGAAGCAGGCGATCGAGGCCCTCGGCCCCGTGTCGCTGGCTGTCAAGGCCGGTGCCGACAGCGGCAAGCTGTTCGGTTCGGTGACCGCGGGCGACGTCGTCGCCGCGATCAAGAAGGCCGGTGGCCCGAACCTGGACAAGCGCACCGTCGAGCTGCCCAAGGCGCACATCAAGTCGGTCGGCACCCACAAGATCGCGGTGCGTCTGCACCCGTCGGTCAACGTGCCGGTGTCGCTGGCTGTCGTCGCCGGATAG
- the rpsR gene encoding 30S ribosomal protein S18, translating into MAKATKRRPAPEKPVKTRKCVFCSKKAQTIDYKDTGLLRTYISERGKIRARRVTGNCVQHQRDIAIAVKNAREVALLPFSSSTR; encoded by the coding sequence ATGGCCAAGGCCACCAAGCGGCGTCCGGCGCCGGAAAAGCCGGTCAAGACCCGCAAGTGCGTGTTCTGCTCCAAGAAGGCGCAGACCATCGATTACAAGGACACCGGACTGCTCCGGACCTACATCAGCGAGCGCGGCAAGATCCGTGCCCGCCGCGTCACCGGTAACTGCGTGCAGCACCAGCGTGACATCGCCATCGCCGTGAAGAACGCCCGCGAGGTTGCGTTGCTCCCGTTCAGCTCGTCGACTCGATAG
- a CDS encoding single-stranded DNA-binding protein, whose product MAGDTTITVIGNLTADPELRFTPSGAAVANFTVASTPRMFDRQSNEWKDGEALFLRCNIWREAAENVAESLVRGSRVIVTGRLKQRSFETREGEKRTVMEVEVDEIGPSLRYATAKVNKANRSGGGGGGFGGGGGGSRPSAGGGAPADDPWGSAPASGSFGGADDEPPF is encoded by the coding sequence GTGGCTGGTGACACCACCATCACCGTTATCGGAAACCTGACCGCTGACCCGGAACTGCGCTTCACGCCGTCCGGTGCTGCTGTTGCGAACTTCACCGTGGCCTCGACGCCGCGGATGTTCGACCGGCAGAGCAATGAGTGGAAGGACGGGGAGGCGCTGTTCCTCCGCTGCAACATCTGGCGCGAGGCGGCCGAGAACGTCGCCGAGAGCCTGGTCCGGGGGTCGCGTGTCATCGTGACCGGCCGGCTGAAGCAGCGCTCGTTCGAGACCCGTGAGGGCGAGAAGCGCACCGTGATGGAGGTCGAGGTCGACGAGATCGGCCCGTCCCTGCGGTACGCGACGGCGAAGGTGAACAAGGCCAACCGCAGTGGCGGAGGCGGTGGCGGCTTCGGCGGAGGCGGCGGGGGTTCCCGTCCGTCCGCTGGTGGCGGCGCTCCGGCCGACGACCCGTGGGGCAGCGCCCCGGCATCGGGTTCGTTCGGCGGCGCCGACGACGAGCCGCCCTTCTGA
- a CDS encoding transglycosylase domain-containing protein: MSGAGRHSRSDNDATRGPGAGAPQGRPGPVPPDDRRTMILPPVGKADDARLRDPIDAVKAALDGTKRPGQAPVGMGAGMNPPPKSPPPPPPRTGGGSGGNSGGPKLPQFKWNWKVFRRLCYAGAVVLLVLPIVTFAMAYLIVDIPKPGDIRTNQVSTILASDGSELAKFVPPEGNRVDVNIDQIPVHVRNAVMAAEDRDFYTNPGFSFSGFARAFKNNIFGGDLQGGSTITQQYVKNALVGDARSGVGGLVRKAKELVIATKMSRQWSKDEVLQSYLNIIYFGRGTYGIGAASKAYFGKPVEQLDVAEGALLAALIQRPSTLDPAVDPEGAAERWNWVLDGMVTMGALSKEDRAQQKFPATVPPEQARQANQTEGPNGLIQRQVMKELQSIFNINEQALNTEGLQVTTTIDPKAQSAAEDAVSKYLDGQADDMRAAVVSVDPHTGGIKAYYGGSDANGFDFAQAGLPTGSSFKVFALVAALEQGIGLGYQIDSSPVTVNGINITNVEGEGCGTCSIAEALKRSLNTSYYRLMLKLKHGAQDVADAAHKAGVADSFPGVEHTLSEDGKGGPPNNGVVLGQYQSRALDMASAYATLAASGEYHKPHFVQKVVNGDGQVLFDAASQDNSGEQRIPKAVADNATSAMQPIAGYSRGHNLAGGRPSAAKTGTVQLGDTGANRDAWMVGYTPSLSTAVWVGTTNGTQPLVNKGGGPVYGSGLPSDIWKSTMDGALKGTDNESFPKPTAIGGYAGVPQAPVIKPPAPDDPQAPMPGAPSETVVQPTLVIAPGITIPFGPPTTMQVAPHQDAPPPPAGGDPNQPGPPPPP, from the coding sequence ATGAGTGGGGCTGGGCGCCACAGCCGATCGGACAACGACGCGACCAGAGGACCGGGCGCCGGCGCTCCGCAAGGACGCCCCGGACCCGTGCCGCCGGACGACCGGCGCACCATGATCCTGCCGCCCGTCGGCAAGGCCGACGATGCGCGGCTGCGGGATCCGATCGACGCCGTGAAGGCAGCGCTCGACGGCACCAAGCGGCCGGGCCAGGCTCCGGTCGGCATGGGCGCGGGCATGAACCCGCCACCGAAGTCGCCGCCTCCGCCGCCCCCGCGGACCGGCGGCGGAAGTGGTGGTAACTCCGGCGGTCCGAAGTTGCCGCAGTTCAAGTGGAACTGGAAGGTGTTCCGCCGGCTCTGTTACGCGGGCGCCGTGGTGTTGTTGGTGCTGCCGATCGTCACGTTCGCGATGGCGTACCTCATCGTCGACATCCCCAAGCCGGGCGACATCCGGACCAACCAGGTGTCGACCATCCTGGCCAGCGACGGTAGCGAGCTCGCGAAGTTCGTGCCGCCGGAAGGCAACCGCGTCGATGTCAACATCGACCAGATCCCGGTGCACGTCCGCAACGCGGTGATGGCCGCCGAGGACCGGGACTTCTACACCAACCCGGGCTTCTCGTTCTCCGGCTTCGCGCGGGCGTTCAAGAACAACATCTTCGGTGGTGACCTGCAGGGCGGGTCGACCATCACGCAGCAGTACGTGAAGAACGCGTTGGTCGGTGACGCCCGCTCCGGCGTGGGCGGCTTGGTCCGTAAGGCCAAGGAGCTGGTGATCGCCACCAAGATGTCGCGGCAGTGGTCGAAAGACGAAGTGCTGCAGTCGTACCTGAACATCATCTATTTCGGCCGCGGCACCTACGGCATCGGCGCGGCGTCGAAGGCGTACTTCGGCAAGCCAGTCGAGCAGCTCGACGTGGCCGAGGGCGCGCTGCTCGCGGCACTGATCCAGCGGCCGTCGACCCTGGATCCGGCCGTCGACCCGGAAGGCGCCGCCGAGCGCTGGAACTGGGTGCTCGACGGCATGGTGACCATGGGCGCGCTGTCCAAGGAGGACCGCGCACAGCAGAAGTTCCCGGCCACGGTGCCGCCCGAGCAGGCGCGCCAGGCGAACCAGACCGAAGGACCCAACGGACTGATCCAGCGGCAGGTGATGAAGGAGCTGCAGAGCATCTTCAACATCAACGAGCAGGCGCTGAACACCGAGGGGCTGCAGGTCACCACGACCATCGATCCGAAGGCACAGTCGGCGGCCGAGGATGCGGTGTCGAAGTACCTGGACGGCCAGGCCGATGACATGCGCGCGGCGGTGGTGTCGGTCGACCCGCACACCGGCGGTATCAAGGCCTACTACGGCGGCTCCGACGCCAACGGCTTCGACTTCGCGCAGGCCGGTCTGCCGACGGGTTCGTCGTTCAAGGTCTTCGCGCTGGTGGCGGCCCTCGAGCAGGGCATCGGGCTGGGGTACCAGATCGACAGCTCGCCGGTGACGGTCAACGGCATCAACATCACCAACGTCGAGGGCGAGGGCTGCGGCACCTGCAGCATCGCCGAAGCGCTCAAGCGGTCGCTGAACACCAGCTATTACCGGTTGATGCTCAAGCTCAAGCACGGCGCGCAGGACGTCGCCGACGCCGCGCACAAGGCGGGTGTCGCCGACAGCTTCCCGGGCGTCGAGCACACGCTGTCCGAGGACGGCAAGGGCGGCCCGCCGAACAACGGCGTCGTGCTCGGTCAGTACCAGAGCCGTGCGCTGGACATGGCGTCGGCGTACGCGACGCTCGCGGCGTCCGGCGAGTACCACAAGCCGCATTTCGTGCAGAAGGTCGTCAACGGCGACGGACAGGTGCTGTTCGACGCGGCATCCCAGGACAACTCGGGTGAGCAGCGGATCCCGAAGGCCGTCGCCGACAATGCGACCTCGGCGATGCAGCCCATCGCCGGATACTCGCGCGGCCACAATCTGGCCGGTGGGCGGCCGTCGGCCGCCAAGACAGGCACAGTTCAGCTGGGTGACACCGGCGCCAACCGCGACGCGTGGATGGTCGGCTACACGCCGTCGCTGTCCACCGCGGTGTGGGTCGGTACGACGAACGGGACGCAGCCGCTGGTGAACAAGGGCGGCGGGCCGGTGTACGGCTCGGGCCTGCCGTCGGACATCTGGAAATCCACGATGGACGGCGCGCTGAAGGGCACCGACAACGAGTCGTTCCCGAAGCCGACGGCCATCGGTGGCTACGCGGGCGTGCCGCAGGCACCGGTGATCAAGCCGCCGGCGCCCGATGACCCCCAGGCGCCCATGCCGGGCGCGCCGTCGGAGACGGTGGTCCAGCCGACGCTAGTCATCGCGCCGGGCATCACGATCCCGTTCGGGCCGCCGACCACGATGCAGGTTGCCCCGCACCAGGATGCGCCGCCGCCTCCGGCCGGTGGCGACCCGAACCAGCCTGGCCCCCCGCCGCCGCCGTGA
- the rpsF gene encoding 30S ribosomal protein S6 — protein sequence MRPYEIMVILDPTLDERTVAPSLETFLNVVRKDGGSVEKVDIWGRRRLAYEIAKHGEGIYAVVDLKAEPATVNELDRQLNLNESVLRTKVLRTDKH from the coding sequence ATGCGTCCATACGAAATCATGGTCATTCTCGACCCCACACTTGACGAGCGCACCGTAGCTCCGTCGCTGGAGACGTTCCTGAACGTCGTCCGCAAAGACGGCGGCAGCGTCGAAAAGGTGGACATCTGGGGCCGTCGCCGGCTGGCTTACGAGATCGCCAAGCACGGTGAAGGCATCTACGCGGTTGTCGACCTGAAGGCCGAACCGGCCACGGTCAACGAGCTCGACCGTCAGCTGAACCTGAACGAGTCGGTGTTGCGTACCAAGGTCCTGCGGACCGACAAGCACTAG